In Accipiter gentilis chromosome 33, bAccGen1.1, whole genome shotgun sequence, the genomic window cccagcccctggggtcCTGTCTGTGGGTagggggggtcccaggcatcTGGCTCCCTGGTGGTGGGGGGGGTCGGTCGGGGGGTTTAGGGGTGCCCCCTGGGGGCGggtgtttggggaggggtgtCCCAGCCGTTGCCCCCCCCACTTGCCCAGGCGGTTCGCagggcccccccccggggctgggggggtttcctggggctgctgggggctctGGCCTGGCTGCCCTTTGCACTGCCCCtgcccctcctcatcctcctccgcCGGCCGAGGGGGCTCCGGCCCGGGGACAGCGTCTGCGGGGTGCTCTACGGTGGGtacgggggggggaaggggggattGGGGGGGTTAGTGGGGGCAATGAGGAGGTACTGGAGGGATTGGGGGGGTtaatggggggaatgggggggtaCTGCGGGGGCTGGAGGGGGTTAATGGGGGAttgggggggaatggggggctGGAAGGGGCTaatggggggattgggggggttTAATGGGGGGAATGGCGGGGCTGGAGGGTGTAATGGGGGGTTACTGGCGGGATTGGGGTGGCAGGTAatgggggcactgggggagaGCATGTTAAAACGGATACGGGGGAAGCTGGGGGAGTGTTGGGGCAGGAACTGGGAATGAAGAGCCCCGGGGGGTGGGTGAGGGGGTGTCCGGGGGGGTGTGGTGTCCCTgaccccccccgtgcccccccagtGGTGGGTTTCTGGGTGTCCCATGGTGCCAGCACCCAACGCGCCCTCTTTGCCCGCGACCCCCATGACCCCCGCCTGGCCGGTgagtccctcttttttttttgggggggggggggggggggggagccccccaggtacctgggtgccccccacccacccctacACCCCCCCCCAGGTCTCCCTAGGGTGCCCACGGCCACGGGGCGGGTGCTgctggcgggggggtggtgggggctgGTGCGTCGCCCCGACCACCTCGGGGAGCTGCTGATGGCGCTGGGCTGGAGCCTGCCCTGCGgtaagacaccccccccccccaaaaaaaagggggtgCCCCCCATGGGGGGATGTCAGcaccccatcccccccaaacACCTTGGGTCCTCCTGGGGTCCCACTCCCCCCCAAATACCTGGgtcgcatccccccccccccccaattcctggGTCCCCCAAACTCCTGCTCCCCCAAAactcctgggtgcccccccaaccTCCTGGGTCCCCCAAATTCACGGGTGCCCCCCCCCACAATTCCCGGGTGCCC contains:
- the LOC126033877 gene encoding delta(14)-sterol reductase TM7SF2-like, whose amino-acid sequence is MLVLALGEQHRLRGGPSLPLTLVAAAQGLCLLRRLQAVRRAPPRGWGGFLGLLGALAWLPFALPLPLLILLRRPRGLRPGDSVCGVLYVVGFWVSHGASTQRALFARDPHDPRLAGLPRVPTATGRVLLAGGWWGLVRRPDHLGELLMALGWSLPCGLSPPLALVPVVVGAALREHRASVAERRCRRELGRGWDLLCRRVPHRLLPHIY